CTGCCCTTTCCCGCCTGCAAGtcaaagaggaaggaaagcgtATCGCCCGTGAGAACGGCCGGCAAAGAACCAACAAAACGAAACGACAAAAGCGGTGACGACGACCTGTTGACATCGACGCACAAAATGGGAATTTTCACCTCTTCATTGTCTCGCTAGCTCACGGGACGGCGGACCCAACAAGGCACACTTCTTCTGAGAAAAAAGCATGCATGTCTTCACCTCTCGTGCGAGGCCCCAGCGTTGCACACCTGAATCTCTGCATACACGTAttcatatataaatacacgTATTGTTCAGACGGAGACTGTATGCGCACATGGTTGTCATTATTTCGTTGTGTTTGTATAAAGTCGGTGTTTGCGTGTTTTTGGGGGGTTGTGAGTTTCAGCGAGGTAGAAGCGAtacctcttcttcagagacgACAGCACACCTGACTTGCGGCGACGAAGCGCGTTTACGGCGTTTTTAAGATTACTATACTGGGAAGACACCCCCTCCCCCGCAAGGCGCTCATGCAGATCACTATGATGAGACAAGCAACGCCCGACAGCTATTTTTCGACTTCAGGGTGTTAAAAAGTCTACCACTACGACCTAGGACCGAAAGTGCCACGAGCTGTacgctctgcctctgtgAGTTTTCTGTCTGTAAAGGCGCGCGTTGCATTGCTTGGATTATCGAAGTCGTTCCTGCGTGAGCTTCCACTTCTGTAGAGAGGATTAAATCTTTTTCTAGAAATCAGATTTCGCTCAACTCATAAGGCTGCTGCCTCAGAGAACGCTGCGGCCCTCCGATACTGCAGGGAAAATGTTGGAGGCAGGCTTAGAACACACATAGCACGGAAAAAGGTTCCCTGGTTCGGGCGCATCAAGTGATGATTGTCCGTGTGGAAGGGAGCGCACGGGCAAATTTCTCGGCTACGACAACTAAGAGCGTTGCTTGGAAGCCGTAGTCACTGACATTTGTATTGGTTTGGAATACGCAAAAGACCGGTCCGGCAACCCCCATAGTTGTTCGTAAGCTTCCCCTCCGTAGTCTACAcgacgagttggactactggtgTAGATGTCAGAAGTCTTCGTTTACCTCATCCAAGATTTGTGGAGCTCCCCACCATTTGCTTAGGAAATACTTGTCTTCCAGATGGAGCTGGACGTTCAGAGCAACGAATGCAGCCTTTCCTGTCGGTTCAAGTAGTTGAAGTTCGTTGCTTTCGGTCCATATCAAGCTGGAAGGAGTACAGCGGCAAATAAGCAATCAAGGTATTGGAAGTGCTTGGAGATTCATTGTTCCTACCAATAAATAAGATTGGTAGTAAAAGTTACCatatcctccgtacaaagGGGCTGGCCTTAAGAACGTGAAGACCATAGCTCGACGATGCAATTTAATTACATCACCTCCCAAGTAGAGGGCGTCTCTGTGCAAATGAGCTACGATCCAGAACTGGGTAACTCAAACCTAGGAAACAAAAACTCTCCTTTTTGGCAAGGGGAGTACGTAGGTGCATTTCTCTGGCAATCCATGGGGAGCAGACGGATCCCCTGGTTTTTTGGAAGCTTGCTGAGAGCTGAAGATCCTGGTGTGAgtacgcatgcatgtctCGTCCCCATGAGAAGACTCTGAAAAATGGATAGAGGGAGAAGTGGCACAAACAAGAGGGAAGGAACAGGGAAGGAGTATGGATCGATTATGTAAGGAAAGGATGACATCTTGTTGCACTTCTCGTATCCGTCGCAGCTGTCATGGTGAAGTGTTCGTCATttcgtcctttctctgcactcAGAAGCTTAACCGTCATTTCTGCTGCGAGAAGATGACACTGTTTGCGTGTGCACAGTTCTTGTTTCTCGACGTAGTGATGAATGCGTGAAGCTTCCTACAGACACAATAGCTCGGACACGGAAAAGATGCCGCTCAAGACTTTCCGGTAAAGAGGGAGACAGTCCCGTGGTCGGAGTCTCTTCCCCAAACTGAACGCATAAACGGCCTACTAGCTGTAAAGACGACAGCTCTCTCCTACCTATCGCAAGGTATCGTAGACTTACAGCGGCAACCGAGCTCCTGACACTCAAAGTTTTTCGACGCACGAATCGTCGCCGCCTGTACTACACGGATGAAAAGCGATTTTTTGTCACACAAATATCTTCGTGCTTTTGAAGCGACCCTACACTTCAGCCAGCAACTCTGGATTTGGGAGGTCACCGGCCATTTCCACGCCACACATGCAACGCGGTAACGATCTGCCTACAGATCTTTCGCATTTTTTGAGTTTTCGATTCTCATGACCAGAACCGCCAAAGTTAGGGGCTTCGTGTCTATCCGCCATGAGCCCGCCAgtgttcttcttccgcagcCAACCTGGGCAATACTTCGTTTGCTCCACAAGAATGTTGGATGGGAGTGAATTTCCTAGAGTCTGCACGAGGCTGTTGAAAAGCAGAGTTAGATGTGACTTTGTTCCTGCGACATTGCCGACACAAAGGACTGCCGGCACGCAGGGGAACTGCAGAGTGTGCTCAGATAAGCATGCGAGAGTGGATAAAACGTCTAAAGAAATAGGTGGAAAAAATGTGAAACGCGAACAGCCCCTCGAGCTGCGAAGACTGAGAAGCCCAAGAACTCTCGCGGCCACATTTCCTATTGTCTTCATGTCGATTCGAACTGTCTCCATGATCAAGCGTGGAACTGCGATGTGAGCGGCCTGTCCACAGGAGGCAGGAAATTGTTTCTAGGCTGAGAACGTTTGCGTCCTCGTGCCGTGTTCGGGGTCTTGGCGCGTGCAGTACCCATGCAGCAGGGCTGCCCTTGACTGGTATTTGCAGACTGTCagtcctctctgtttcttgacAAGAGTCTTAGCTTCAGTTTTCCCGCGCTGGCGAGCGAGGACCACAGAATGTGAACTGCGAGGACAGCACCTATGGAGGAAAACCCACCTGTTAAAAAGAGTCTCAAGGATCCTGGATGATTGCATACACGGAACGGCCGTCTTTGCCGGCGACAAAAAACGTCCGTTTCCCGTGCTGAAGAGGCACATCGCGGCCTCTCTGCGACACCTCCAATCACCCGCCTCGACTTCGCGTGACAGTCAAAAAACAAGCGAACCCACCCTTGGAAGCTAACTGGCTGCCCCGTTGGTAGATTCACGTCGATTTACAGACACCGGTCGGCAAAAAGCCTTTTTTTGTGAAGTGCTTGCGTCTGCTGCAGAGAATTACTGAAACTCTGCCTCACTCGGAGACGCCGGGAGCCACTGGCCGTGCGTATCAGCGTTCCCATTTCTTTCGTCGAACTAGACTTGTGTCACTGTATCAGAGAGTCGGTCTCATCGCGTATCGCTGAATCTACATCGTAGGTATTCACGGCACCTGACACGCCAAGAGGAAAGGCCGGCTTCACTGTGTCCGGCGGCAGATCCGTGGTCAGGCAGGAGATACTTCCGCTCTTTGTCTGACCGCTGGACTCTCCTTCTTTGCTAAAAACAGACAAACTTGCGAAAGGAGACGCTGAGCTCGCTCCTACGAGGTCTCCACTTCCAAGGACCGTCTGCGCGAGACTTGCTTCCTCAGCCAGTTCGCGGATTCCCTGGAGAATCAAAAAACACATAAGATCACTCGGGGTGTTTGTTTTtgcagcgaagaaacaaTAGGAAGACAATCCTGTTGTGTATCCTCTCGAAACTCCTTGGACATACAACTTCCAAACTTTCTCGCGGCAAACCGAAACCGGCTCGCCATGCCCGACGTGGAAAATATACACTTGCACATCGATCTCTCTTAAAATACACTTACTACGTACCTCTCTATCTACTGCTATCTACACTTCACCTAtctatatgtacatatgtgtatagaGAATGATAGGTAGGCACCGTGTGCTGTTCACCACTGAAAACGGCAAACACACATTCCgtgaagaacgagaagctCCAACACCGTTTGCCCTCCAAGGAGAGCTCTCCTGCATTCTTTTGGAAGAACTTTCGGGGAGACAGTATCGGCAGAATCGCCCTGAAAAGACGGACTGCGGTACCCGTCCTTGACAGCGAACACACAATGGTATTTCACTTGCTGAGGGCTTGCCCTCCAGCTCGTCGTATACCCTCCAAAGCTCGTCGTCTACCTCCCTGGAGAAATCTTACAAATGGCCGCGCTCCGTTACCCTGCGTTTGCGGCCTGAAACCTGGGACGTACCTGGAGGATGCGTGCGTGCTGGCCAGCGAGGAGTTTTCTGGCTTGTGTGACATGTTGGTTTTGTTGCACGAGGTGAGCGATGTCTCGCTCGaggcgttccttctcttcattGATGATTCGACTTTGATCCGTCAAGAGTTTGACAGTGTTTTCAAGGTGCACTACGCGGACGGCAACGCTGCGAGTGGCTGCCATGACGCTGCTGTAATCGGCGACGTCTGGGTTTCTTCGACATTCGCTGTTGGAACCGTTCGACGCTCCGTGCATCTCAGCGAAATCGTGGATGTGGACCACGACTTGTTGCTTCTCGTTCGTCAAGCGCTCAATTTCGTCGCATGCCTTTCTGTAGTCCGTCGCGAACTTCTCTTTGAGGCGATTCTGCTCGTCCGTGAGGCGCCGAACGCACTTGTCCATCTCGATTTTCTGGCgctccttgttctcctcgACGATGTTCCTTTCGTTGTTCAACGCGTCCTGAAGTTTGTTCCGGTCCGCCGTTGCCTCCGCAAGTCGCGCCTCCAAACTCTGAATCTGCTCCTCCAGGCGCCGCTTGTAGTCTTCTGCAAGAAGGAATTCTTGCTTGAGGCGGCCgacctcttcgtctccgcgctTCATCGCCGCCACTGCCTCCTCTCGAGCTGCCTCAACTGCCTTGACCCTTTTTTCCCAccgttgcttctcttcctcgtggACCAACTGCATGTTCTGGAGTGCATGCTGCTTGTCCTCGCCGAGTTGCTTGTTCTTCGCTGTCAGAGCTCGAATTCGCATGCCCAACAAACGACCCTCTTCAGTCAGCTGCTTGGCCTTGTCGCCCAGctgccgtttctctgcatgcagcgcctgCACCTGGTCGGCGGACCgcttctgctcctccgcTGCCAAGCGTAGCTGGAAAAGTCGCATGGACACAGTTTCAGCAGGCCAGATACCTCGAAACGCACAGAACCTTCTCAAGGATGTGGACTCTGCGTCCTGCGAGATCTAGGAACTTCAAAGCGGGCACTCTCTGTGCAGGCTCCCCCCGAAACGTTCTGAAAAAGGCTCTCCTGAAAGAAGTCAACATCGAACTGCCCACAAACTCAGAACAGGTGGaccgttttcgtctctccacgtGTGCCGCGCCCCGCCCCTTCTTGCATAGACGCTTCCTGGAGAACAGATCCAGGTTTCCTGCGAGCAACTCAGCACATGAGTCTCTTATAAATCCTTCCCTCAAATACGGCCGCGAGCGTaacgtgcatgcgcagtcAGACCGGTTATTTCTTCTTGTGTGACCTGTTTTCGCCTTACCTGGTCAGCAGCGTCTTGGCGTTTCCGGTTGAGagctttgtttctctcggcgAGCTCTGCGACTTCCTGAGAGGGAAACCCAGCACGAACACTCACACTGTAAGTGCGTCAACAACTCCGTTGGTGCGACGTCGAAAAAGGCAGTTGCTCAGAACCGAACTTGCACCAGTTTACGTGGAGGGGTGGCGCGTCGGGAGGAGCGTCAGCACAGAAACCAGTAAAACCTTTGCCAACCAGAAATCGACGAGATGCGTACTTCCCTCAACCCAGGAGCGGCGAAACAGACGCACCGTCACCTTTGAAAAGCTGACACAAGAGAGAGGTGCCGTGGAATACTGAACTCCACTCCGTTCGGCTCTTCTCGTAAGGACTCCAGTGGTTGTGTGGGGTAGTATATACCGCACCCTAAAAGAACTTGGCTGTGCGAAAATGGGCAGAACTCCGGATCCCCGAAACGTTGTGCTTCCATCGCGACAGATCTCTCGTTTCGGGTGCCTTAGGCTGTCCACGTCTCGCTGTTCGACATTTCTCAGTGCATACTCCGTTAACCGTGTGACGACGCTTGTTGGAAGGGAACCAACTGAACGTCAAGTTCCAACAATAAAAGGTCCTTAGGGTACTCTGGGAACCTACTTGGCATACCATGGAAGAACCTGGTGTAAGCatagcgaagaagacgaaccatccctctcgcctttttcatTTCGTCGTATCACGGCTACACCTACACCTCACCGTAGTTTCTCTAGGGGaccgtctctgcgtctgtgttGGGCGCAGTCGTGCCACTGCCTCTTCGGAGCTCATATTCAGATATCTATGATGGTATGAAAGGAGGTGCTACACCCCTCGATTGTTAGCGCATTGCTCTCTGACAGTCGCACAAACACTGAGTCCCGCAAAACACAGACAGGGGAAGTGGTATTTGCCGCATGACAGTTCACCATAtagcagagaaagagagttGTCGCCGCCCCGAGTGAAGCATCctacctctgtctctccatctaTTTGGGCTCGAAGCCGTTTTCGCAGCGATAACGCGATCTCCCCTTTCGTCGGGCACCGTTTTCGAGTTTTTAGTTGTTACTTCAAGCATATGTTATGGAAACTACGGTATAAGGGCTGTTTGGAAGATgtaggagaagaaaagtcgGACTTAAGACTGGAGAGgatctcttcttttcttgtctgaAGGCTGCTACGCGTTTTTTGCATCCCCGAGAAAAAGCCAGAAGTAAGAGAAAATCTCCGGCTAAGGACAGGTTCCGCCACTCACCGCTTTCAGTTTTTCGTTGCTTTCACCCATCTTTCCTAGGGATGCTGCGTGGGaagccttttctctctcgagttgcTCCCTGGCTTCCGCCGCTTCAAGGCGACTTTCGGTGAGCTCGAGCGCCAGTCTGCCGTTGTTTTCCTTGAGTTCTCGAAAGTCGTCCTGGAGCTGGCCGTACTCCTGCGTGACTCTCTGCAGTTTCTCGATGAGACTTTTGTTTTCGCTCAACAGCGAACTGCGGCCGTCTTTCAGCTGTTCCAcctctttctgcagctggGTGATCTGCTCGTAGAGCTGGTTTTCCGTTCCCTTCAGTTTCTCGTGGTCCTCAGACAGTCGCTGGTACTCGTTTCCCAGCTCGCTTAGGCGACTGAGGAACTCTGGGGAAAATGCCATCTTGAGGAGGcaaaagaacgaagaagacgcgactGCGGAACTCAACGCCGCATAGTCGGCTGGAACATACCGCTCTGGAAGCTGATGACTCTTTCTTAGACGCGATATCGGACAGATTTGCGCTGTCGCGCGAATGTGGCAGAGGCCAACTGGTgtggaagaagggagaaggaagaacttcgcaagaagaaggaaaggaaggacCTCCGAGGCAGCGGACGCGAGAGCGGCGAATCGCAAGCACGATCTAAAACGTCCAGGGTGAGGTCTTTGTAACAGGGCGGACGAGATGAAGTGGCGAGTGGATGGACGAGAAAGGGTCTTTTCTGACCGATTTGAACTAGTAAACAGAATACACGCACAAATTCCTGAGTTTCAAGGTTGATATGACTTCGAAAGGGTGTCCGGAACAGCCCgggaagcagacagacgacAGCGTCAAGACAATGCTAGTGTTTCAGACGCGAATTGGGGaatggggggggggggaagagCGGCGCCAGAGCCCAAGCCGTCTTGTTTTCTGGAAAAATCCGACATTCAATTTGAACTTTGAAATAGCAAGAGAAGACTTGACGGAGTGCGCGACTTCCAGAACGTCGATGACAACTTTCGACGGTTTACAGTTTCGAAGCCAGGGAGCGGAGGTGTAGCCACATAGTCCGAGGCAGCGAGTGCGAGGTCGCGACGGGTCTCACGGTCTTCGCGGAAGATGTGTCTTTTAGAGAGTAGGGCAGAGAAATAACAGAGTAAGCGGTGTAAAAAGCTTTAGATTCTTCGTTTTTGACAAGGAAACACGGCGGAACCGTCCCGGCCCGAGACTGCTTGCTCGCTGTCCAGCTACGCGCGACCCCCCGAGTCCCCGTGTCTTCTGGGCTGAGTTGAGGATCGGGTAGACGCTGGGCAAGTGAAAAAGGAAGCCGCAAAAACCACCGCCAGGGTGGAAAGGAACAGTAGAGatctgcagaagagacaaaaatCACATCCATTTCCTTCTCAGGTTCGAACAGCCCGAGACTCTCCGGTTTCCACCTCAATATCGATCCCGCCCGCCTCGCCATCCCCTCGATCTCACTGTAAAGCAACACGAGCATACCAAACGTGAGCTTCTTACAACGGGGGTTCTGCTCCGGGGGTTAGGCCCACTCTTTCATAGGAAAAAGCGAGGCAGCAAGCAGTTTTGGATGGGGAGCAGCTAGGCTGCCAAAGAAACTGAAAGAGACAGCATGTCCGATGAAGAAATCTTGCACATTCGTGGTAAACAGAGACTCGCTGCCATTCGTAAATAGACTCATCGACACCACATACATGTAAAAAAAAGCCATCGACTGAAGTGCCGTGCATCTCGAGCTTTCGTGACAGAGGCGTTTTGTACCCTTGTGCCGTTCAACACCACACGGCTAGAAGTGggctctcttccctttcgctCTGCACTTTTACAGACACTCTCTGAAGATGAATTTCTTATCATACTGGTTCCACTTCTGCACTTTCCGAAAAGAAAAGGTCTACAAATACGTTCAAAACGTAAACAATCAAGTTCAAGATAACTTCTTTCAAGCTTTAATCCTCGGAAGATCTTGCTTAGGAGGTGTCGTCGCCCTTTCGCAAAGTGTGGAGTTTCTggagagaacggaagaaTGCTGTGACAACTCTtgcaagagaagacagagaatcTTGCCATAATAAAAGTGTCAGTAGAGGCCGTATCGTATGTGAATTTACCAACAAGTCAGAAAAGGGAGGACTTTTAGCAGCAACGAACATGTATTTTGAAGAGGAGCAAACCCACCGGACAGCGGAGAGTTTTCGACTCTACCGTAGGACTTGACCGACACTTTCAGACCTAGCTGATTTATACGTCGAGCGTATGATGGAGTCACTGCGCCAGAGCGTCTGTGTGGACTAGCATCTCGACTTCAAAGGAAAAATGCCTCCTCGCAGAAACGGAGATGCCGGGTAGAGTGGACGAGTCGCTTGTCTCG
This window of the Toxoplasma gondii ME49 chromosome VI, whole genome shotgun sequence genome carries:
- a CDS encoding hypothetical protein (encoded by transcript TGME49_242860); translation: MAFSPEFLSRLSELGNEYQRLSEDHEKLKGTENQLYEQITQLQKEVEQLKDGRSSLLSENKSLIEKLQRVTQEYGQLQDDFRELKENNGRLALELTESRLEAAEAREQLEREKASHAASLGKMGESNEKLKAEVAELAERNKALNRKRQDAADQLRLAAEEQKRSADQVQALHAEKRQLGDKAKQLTEEGRLLGMRIRALTAKNKQLGEDKQHALQNMQLVHEEEKQRWEKRVKAVEAAREEAVAAMKRGDEEVGRLKQEFLLAEDYKRRLEEQIQSLEARLAEATADRNKLQDALNNERNIVEENKERQKIEMDKCVRRLTDEQNRLKEKFATDYRKACDEIERLTNEKQQVVVHIHDFAEMHGASNGSNSECRRNPDVADYSSVMAATRSVAVRVVHLENTVKLLTDQSRIINEEKERLERDIAHLVQQNQHVTQARKLLAGQHARILQGIRELAEEASLAQTVLGSGDLVGASSASPFASLSVFSKEGESSGQTKSGSISCLTTDLPPDTVKPAFPLGVSGAVNTYDVDSAIRDETDSLIQ